One Streptomyces sp. V4I8 genomic window carries:
- a CDS encoding endo-1,4-beta-glucanase, which produces MQHRRPRLSKKAKTLVSGAVALAAAAGVTVAQADESSKKCAAFDTITLGKYYVNNNLWNEGKYTGTQCVWDNSRSGSTISWGTNYSLANSGTGKDHDVKSYASTVLGWHWGWKVDKATTGLPIRVGDRRPVRTSWEFSVSSDPGIMNVAHDLWLHGKNTADWQDQPTDEVMIWLNRQGGAGPLGTKYGSVSLGGAMWDIYEGDIGWKVHSFVRRANTTKATLNLDDFTQALVRRNLLSNDKYVSGIESGTEVFKGTGRLDTQAYSVNIG; this is translated from the coding sequence ATGCAGCACCGCCGCCCCCGTCTGTCCAAGAAGGCGAAGACCCTCGTCTCCGGCGCGGTCGCCCTCGCGGCCGCCGCCGGCGTCACCGTCGCCCAGGCGGACGAGTCGAGCAAGAAGTGCGCGGCCTTCGACACGATCACGCTGGGCAAGTACTACGTGAACAACAACCTCTGGAACGAGGGCAAGTACACCGGCACCCAGTGCGTCTGGGACAACTCCCGGTCGGGCTCGACGATCTCCTGGGGCACGAACTACAGCCTGGCCAACAGCGGCACCGGCAAGGACCACGACGTGAAGTCGTACGCGTCCACCGTCCTCGGCTGGCACTGGGGCTGGAAGGTCGACAAGGCGACCACGGGCCTGCCGATCCGCGTCGGCGACCGCAGGCCGGTGCGGACCAGCTGGGAGTTCTCGGTCAGCTCCGACCCCGGCATCATGAACGTCGCCCACGACCTGTGGCTGCACGGCAAGAACACCGCGGACTGGCAGGACCAGCCCACCGACGAGGTCATGATCTGGCTCAACCGCCAGGGCGGCGCCGGGCCACTGGGCACCAAGTACGGCAGCGTCAGCCTGGGCGGCGCGATGTGGGACATCTACGAGGGCGACATCGGCTGGAAGGTCCACTCCTTCGTCCGCCGCGCCAACACCACGAAGGCCACGCTCAACCTCGACGACTTCACCCAGGCACTCGTCCGGCGCAATCTGCTCAGCAACGACAAATACGTCTCCGGCATCGAGTCCGGCACCGAGGTCTTCAAGGGCACGGGCCGTCTGGACACCCAGGCGTACTCCGTCAACATCGGCTGA
- the dxr gene encoding 1-deoxy-D-xylulose-5-phosphate reductoisomerase, producing the protein MSDSPAPLADPHLVYDPVAGDGPKDVVILGSTGSIGTQAIDLVLRNPDRFRVTALSANGGRVALLAEQAYRLKARTVAVAREDVVPALREALAAQYGTGEPLPEILAGPEAATQVAASDCHTVLNGITGSIGLAPTLAALEAGRTLALANKESLIVGGPLVKALAKPGQIIPVDSEHAALFQALASGTRADVRKLVVTASGGPFRGRTRAELANVTVEDALAHPTWAMGPVITINSATLVNKGLEVIEAHLLYDISFDRIEVVVHPQSYVHSMVEFTDGSTIAQATPPDMRGPIAIGLGWPERIPDAAPTFDWSKASTWEFFPLDNDAFPSVNLARHVGELAGTAPAVFNAANEESVEAFRAGALPFNGIMETVTRVVEEHGTPPAGTSLTVADVLEAETWARRRAQELAAHTAEARA; encoded by the coding sequence ATGAGCGACAGTCCAGCCCCACTCGCCGACCCCCACCTGGTCTACGACCCCGTAGCGGGCGACGGTCCCAAGGACGTGGTGATCCTCGGCTCCACCGGCTCGATCGGCACCCAGGCCATCGACCTCGTGCTGCGCAACCCCGACCGGTTCCGGGTCACCGCCCTGTCCGCCAACGGCGGCCGGGTCGCCCTCCTCGCCGAGCAGGCCTACCGGCTGAAGGCACGGACCGTCGCGGTCGCCCGCGAGGACGTCGTACCGGCCCTGCGCGAGGCGCTCGCCGCCCAGTACGGCACGGGGGAGCCGCTCCCCGAGATCCTCGCCGGCCCGGAGGCCGCCACCCAGGTCGCCGCCTCCGACTGCCACACCGTCCTCAACGGCATCACCGGCTCCATCGGACTCGCCCCCACCCTCGCCGCCCTGGAGGCGGGCCGTACCCTCGCGCTCGCCAACAAGGAGTCCCTGATCGTCGGCGGGCCGCTGGTCAAGGCCCTCGCCAAGCCCGGGCAGATCATCCCGGTCGACTCCGAGCACGCCGCCCTGTTCCAGGCGCTGGCGTCCGGCACGCGCGCGGACGTCCGCAAGCTCGTCGTCACGGCGTCCGGCGGCCCCTTCCGCGGCCGCACCAGGGCCGAGCTGGCGAACGTGACGGTCGAGGACGCCCTGGCCCACCCCACCTGGGCCATGGGCCCGGTCATCACGATCAACTCCGCGACCCTGGTCAACAAGGGCCTGGAGGTCATCGAGGCGCACCTGCTCTACGACATTTCCTTCGACCGCATTGAGGTGGTCGTGCATCCCCAGTCGTATGTTCACTCGATGGTTGAGTTCACGGACGGATCCACGATCGCCCAGGCGACGCCCCCCGACATGCGCGGGCCGATCGCCATCGGCCTCGGCTGGCCCGAACGTATTCCCGACGCCGCGCCCACCTTCGACTGGAGCAAGGCCTCGACCTGGGAGTTCTTCCCCCTCGACAACGACGCGTTCCCGTCGGTCAACCTGGCACGCCACGTCGGAGAGCTCGCGGGCACGGCACCCGCGGTGTTCAATGCGGCCAACGAGGAGAGCGTGGAGGCCTTCCGGGCCGGCGCGCTGCCGTTCAACGGGATCATGGAGACCGTGACGCGGGTGGTGGAGGAGCACGGCACCCCGCCGGCGGGAACTTCCCTGACCGTCGCGGACGTCCTCGAAGCGGAGACCTGGGCCCGCAGGCGGGCACAGGAACTGGCGGCACACACGGCGGAGGCCCGTGCATGA
- a CDS encoding sulfotransferase, translated as MSSSPLALALANLLVRPAFGSRRDPGRVFDRIAVAAGEAPGDRQFVEDFRSLLGWWARADRLTPVGWQSAQVHVRRHLTNRARVRRLIAERPEIEREPIERPVFVVGLPRTATTVTHAVLSLSDEHRSPLLWELLAPDLELAPRQRRKAITAGRRMVQGTDLFAPRFRDIHAMAAEGPEECTFALPHALMPFSQARIPEYRDWHCERDFVPDYRYLKQVYQVLQYGRPRRRWMLKSPMHLENLDALLSVFPDATIVWCHRDPVTAVASFCSLIEHGMAVSTRPPDLAGIGAAWLDLLSRAMTRGLAARAGIPAEQLVDVPYSWLGSDPESGAPKLYAAVGARWTESRAARLPGAVARPKGTRRHTYDLARYDLTRAEVESAFADYNALRAEVDRA; from the coding sequence ATGTCCTCGTCTCCGCTCGCTCTCGCCCTCGCCAATCTGCTGGTGCGCCCGGCCTTCGGCTCGCGGCGCGATCCCGGCCGGGTCTTCGACAGGATCGCCGTAGCGGCCGGGGAAGCGCCCGGTGACCGGCAGTTCGTGGAGGACTTCCGGTCGTTGCTGGGCTGGTGGGCGCGGGCCGACCGGCTCACCCCGGTCGGCTGGCAGTCGGCGCAGGTGCATGTGCGCCGCCATCTCACCAACCGGGCCCGTGTCCGGCGGCTGATCGCCGAGCGTCCGGAGATCGAGCGGGAGCCGATCGAGCGGCCGGTGTTCGTCGTGGGCCTGCCCCGCACGGCGACCACCGTCACCCACGCCGTGCTGTCGCTGTCGGACGAACACCGCAGCCCGCTGCTGTGGGAACTGCTGGCACCCGACCTGGAGTTGGCGCCCCGGCAGCGGCGAAAGGCGATCACGGCCGGGCGCCGGATGGTCCAGGGCACCGACCTGTTCGCACCGCGCTTCCGTGACATCCACGCGATGGCGGCCGAGGGCCCGGAGGAGTGTACGTTCGCGCTCCCGCACGCCCTGATGCCGTTCTCCCAGGCCCGTATCCCCGAGTACCGGGACTGGCACTGCGAGCGGGACTTCGTCCCCGACTACCGGTACCTCAAGCAGGTCTACCAGGTGCTCCAGTACGGCCGCCCGCGCCGCCGCTGGATGCTGAAGTCCCCCATGCACCTGGAGAACCTGGACGCCCTGCTCTCCGTGTTCCCCGACGCCACGATCGTGTGGTGCCACCGCGACCCGGTCACCGCCGTGGCGTCCTTCTGCAGTCTGATCGAGCACGGCATGGCGGTCAGCACCCGTCCGCCGGACCTGGCCGGCATCGGCGCCGCCTGGCTCGACCTGTTGAGCCGCGCGATGACGCGCGGTCTGGCGGCCCGGGCCGGCATTCCCGCGGAGCAGCTGGTGGACGTGCCGTACTCCTGGCTGGGCTCGGATCCGGAGTCCGGCGCCCCCAAGCTCTACGCGGCCGTCGGCGCCCGTTGGACCGAGTCCCGGGCGGCCCGCCTCCCCGGGGCCGTGGCCCGCCCCAAGGGCACCCGGCGTCACACCTACGACCTGGCCCGCTACGACCTGACCCGGGCCGAGGTGGAATCCGCCTTCGCGGACTACAACGCACTGCGGGCCGAGGTCGACCGCGCCTGA
- a CDS encoding acyl-CoA dehydrogenase family protein, which translates to MSAVPTKPTVSEREARQVAEAARQQEWRKPSFAKELFLGRFRLDLIHPHPMPTDEAAQRGEEFLAKLRDFVETKVDGALIERESRIPDDVIDGLKELGAFGMKIDTKYGGLGLGQVYYNKALTLAGSASPAIGVLLSAHQSIGVPQPLKLFGTPEQKERFLPRCARTDISAFLLTEPDVGSDPARLATSAVPDGDDYVLDGVKLWTTNGVVADLLVVMARVPKSEGHKGGITAFVVETNSPGITVENRNAFMGLRGIENGVTRFHQVRVPAANRIGPEGAGLKIALTTLNTGRLSLPASCVAAGKWCLKIAREWSAAREQWGKPLAHHDAVGSKISFIAATTFALEAVTDLASQMADEDRNDIRIEGALAKLYASEMAWTIADELVQIRGGRGFETAESLRARGERAVPAEQVLRDLRINRIFEGSTEIMHLLIAREAVDAHLSVAGDLIDPEKSLQDKAKAGANAGVFYAKWLPKLVAGQGQLPYSYGEFKRQVDLSPHLRYVERTSRKLARSTFYAMSRWQGRMETKQGFLGRVVDIGAELFAMSAACVRAEHLRGQGEHGREAYQLADAFCHQSRLRIEELFGRLWSNTDDLDRKVVKGVMSGTYEWLEQGIVDPSDDGSPWIADATPGPSQRENVHRPIR; encoded by the coding sequence ATGTCCGCAGTACCCACGAAGCCTACTGTCAGTGAGCGTGAGGCCCGCCAAGTGGCTGAGGCGGCCCGGCAACAGGAATGGCGCAAGCCCAGCTTCGCCAAGGAACTGTTCCTCGGCCGCTTCCGCCTCGACCTCATCCACCCCCACCCGATGCCCACCGACGAGGCCGCCCAGCGCGGCGAGGAGTTCCTCGCCAAACTGCGCGACTTCGTCGAGACGAAGGTCGACGGCGCCCTGATCGAGCGCGAGTCCCGCATCCCCGACGACGTGATCGACGGGCTCAAGGAACTCGGCGCCTTCGGCATGAAGATCGACACCAAGTACGGCGGCCTCGGCCTCGGACAGGTCTACTACAACAAGGCCCTCACCCTGGCCGGCTCGGCCTCCCCGGCGATCGGCGTCCTGCTCTCCGCCCATCAGTCGATCGGCGTACCGCAGCCGCTGAAGCTGTTCGGCACCCCGGAGCAGAAGGAGCGGTTCCTGCCGCGCTGCGCCCGCACCGACATCAGCGCCTTCCTGCTGACCGAGCCCGACGTGGGCTCCGACCCGGCCCGCCTCGCGACCTCCGCCGTACCGGACGGCGACGACTACGTCCTCGACGGGGTCAAGCTGTGGACGACCAACGGCGTGGTCGCCGACCTCCTCGTCGTCATGGCACGCGTACCGAAGTCCGAGGGCCACAAGGGCGGCATCACGGCCTTCGTCGTGGAGACCAACTCGCCCGGCATCACGGTCGAGAACCGCAACGCCTTCATGGGCCTGCGCGGCATCGAGAACGGCGTCACCCGCTTCCACCAGGTCCGCGTGCCGGCTGCCAACCGCATTGGCCCCGAGGGCGCCGGCCTCAAGATCGCCCTCACCACCCTCAACACAGGGCGGCTGTCCCTCCCCGCGTCCTGCGTCGCCGCCGGCAAGTGGTGCCTGAAGATCGCCCGCGAGTGGTCGGCGGCCCGCGAACAGTGGGGCAAGCCGCTCGCCCACCACGACGCGGTCGGCTCGAAGATCTCCTTCATCGCGGCCACCACCTTCGCCCTGGAGGCCGTCACCGACCTGGCCTCGCAGATGGCCGACGAGGACCGCAACGACATCCGCATCGAAGGCGCCCTCGCCAAGCTGTACGCCTCCGAGATGGCCTGGACGATCGCCGACGAACTCGTCCAGATCCGCGGCGGGCGCGGCTTCGAGACCGCCGAGTCGCTCCGGGCCCGCGGTGAGCGCGCGGTCCCCGCCGAGCAGGTCCTGCGCGACCTGCGCATCAACCGCATCTTCGAGGGCTCGACGGAGATCATGCACCTCCTGATCGCCCGCGAGGCAGTCGACGCCCACCTGTCGGTCGCCGGTGACCTCATCGACCCCGAGAAGTCCCTCCAGGACAAGGCGAAGGCGGGCGCGAACGCCGGCGTCTTCTACGCCAAGTGGCTGCCGAAGCTGGTCGCGGGCCAGGGTCAGCTGCCGTACTCGTACGGCGAGTTCAAACGTCAGGTCGACCTCTCCCCGCATCTGCGCTACGTCGAACGCACCTCCCGCAAGCTCGCCCGCTCCACCTTCTACGCCATGTCCCGCTGGCAGGGCCGCATGGAGACCAAGCAGGGCTTCCTCGGCCGGGTCGTCGACATCGGCGCCGAACTGTTCGCGATGAGCGCGGCCTGTGTCCGCGCCGAGCACCTGCGCGGCCAGGGCGAGCACGGCCGCGAGGCCTACCAGCTCGCCGACGCCTTCTGCCACCAGTCCCGGCTGCGCATCGAGGAACTCTTCGGCCGGCTGTGGTCCAACACCGACGACCTCGACCGCAAGGTCGTCAAGGGCGTGATGTCGGGCACGTACGAGTGGCTGGAGCAGGGCATCGTCGACCCGTCGGACGACGGCTCCCCGTGGATCGCGGACGCGACGCCCGGCCCGAGTCAGCGGGAGAACGTGCATCGCCCGATCAGGTGA
- a CDS encoding glycoside hydrolase N-terminal domain-containing protein, producing the protein MTRTPVHGTWEPQPAARWEDAFLSGNGHHGALVFGDPNDDRVIVTHHTLVRPNGSDPRPPRLAAELPALQDRLLAGDRSAAESFTDGRPLQWVQPFHPAFQIRLHRAPGEGHGYRRSVDFATGVVRAECAGWTGEVFVSRADDVIVQRVTAPGAALGISLDHGLPGAPAGLAVGHGAVLTPEGALLSLRARYPGSDRAFTGVTLIAVTGGTTALGRVAKVPPGAHIEGARSVLLLTRVRRHTGELDVSAEGRALRELAALEYDELLSRHVALHRTAYERVTLDLAAAPAERALPGSELLKRPHAAALLERLFAAGRYHLLSASGLLPPRLTGLWTGDWNTAWSGAFTNDANLNLQTASAAAAALPEVTAAHAALIQRQLPDWRDNARAVFGTRGVVAPAHTDGESGHSYHFSREYPLHLWTAGADWLLKPLVDHDETYGARDPRTAAALAEVGRFYEDFLTRTDDDGRLVVVPSYSPENRPANASWGTLNAAMDLSAARHALLTAADYHPEHADRWRGLADRLPPHRINADGALAEWAWPGLEDTYDHRHLSHLYGVWPLDEITPYDTPDLAAAAHRALALRGAENDSAHGHLHHALIAARLRDGDRIAHALDQVLGGDFFHTSLMSAHYPKRDVYYADAAHTLPAVLIEMLVQSTPDRLVLLPALPPTFREGRLRGVRTRFGAEVDLTWTPEGATAVLRPSRSLRIELRTSPGDAQPLDLVAGEDHVLTLGTW; encoded by the coding sequence ATGACCCGAACCCCGGTCCACGGCACCTGGGAGCCGCAGCCGGCCGCCCGCTGGGAGGACGCCTTCCTCAGCGGCAACGGCCACCACGGCGCCCTAGTGTTCGGTGACCCGAACGACGACCGTGTCATCGTCACCCATCACACCCTGGTGCGTCCCAACGGCAGCGACCCCCGGCCCCCGCGGCTCGCCGCCGAACTCCCCGCCCTCCAGGACCGCCTCCTGGCGGGCGACCGCTCCGCCGCGGAGAGCTTCACCGACGGCCGCCCGCTCCAGTGGGTGCAGCCCTTCCACCCCGCCTTCCAGATCCGGCTGCACAGGGCGCCCGGCGAAGGGCACGGCTACCGCCGGTCCGTCGACTTCGCCACGGGCGTCGTCCGGGCGGAGTGCGCCGGCTGGACCGGCGAGGTCTTCGTCTCCCGCGCCGACGACGTGATCGTCCAGCGCGTCACGGCCCCCGGCGCCGCCCTCGGCATCTCCCTGGACCACGGCCTCCCCGGCGCCCCCGCCGGACTGGCCGTCGGCCACGGAGCAGTCCTCACCCCCGAGGGCGCCCTGCTGAGCCTGCGCGCCCGCTACCCCGGGAGCGACCGCGCCTTCACCGGCGTCACGCTGATCGCCGTCACCGGCGGCACGACGGCCCTGGGGCGTGTCGCGAAAGTCCCTCCGGGCGCGCACATCGAGGGAGCCCGCTCCGTCCTGCTCCTCACCCGCGTGCGCCGGCACACCGGCGAACTCGACGTGAGCGCGGAGGGCCGCGCCCTGCGCGAGCTGGCGGCCCTGGAGTACGACGAACTCCTCTCGCGCCATGTCGCCCTCCACCGCACCGCCTACGAGCGCGTCACCCTCGACCTCGCCGCCGCCCCGGCCGAACGGGCCCTGCCCGGCTCCGAGTTGCTGAAGCGGCCGCACGCCGCCGCCCTGCTGGAGCGGCTGTTCGCGGCCGGCCGCTACCACCTGCTGTCCGCCAGCGGCCTCCTCCCGCCCCGGCTGACCGGCCTGTGGACCGGCGACTGGAACACGGCCTGGTCGGGCGCGTTCACCAACGACGCCAACCTCAACCTGCAGACCGCCTCCGCCGCGGCCGCCGCCCTCCCCGAGGTCACCGCGGCCCACGCCGCGCTGATCCAACGCCAGTTGCCCGACTGGCGCGACAACGCCCGCGCGGTCTTCGGCACCCGGGGGGTGGTGGCCCCCGCCCACACCGACGGCGAGTCGGGCCACTCGTACCACTTCAGCCGCGAATACCCCCTGCACCTGTGGACCGCCGGCGCCGACTGGCTGCTCAAACCCCTCGTCGACCACGACGAGACCTATGGCGCCCGCGACCCGCGCACCGCCGCCGCCCTCGCCGAAGTCGGCCGCTTCTACGAGGACTTCCTCACCCGGACCGACGACGACGGCCGGCTGGTCGTCGTCCCCTCCTACTCACCCGAGAACCGCCCGGCGAACGCGAGCTGGGGCACGCTCAACGCGGCCATGGACCTCTCGGCGGCCCGGCACGCGCTGCTCACGGCCGCCGACTACCACCCGGAGCACGCCGACCGCTGGCGCGGGCTCGCCGACCGCCTGCCGCCGCACCGGATCAACGCCGACGGTGCCCTCGCCGAATGGGCCTGGCCCGGCCTGGAGGACACCTACGACCACCGTCACCTCAGCCACCTCTACGGCGTCTGGCCGCTCGACGAGATCACCCCGTACGACACCCCCGACCTCGCGGCGGCCGCCCACCGTGCCCTCGCACTGCGCGGCGCCGAGAACGACTCCGCGCACGGCCACCTGCACCACGCCCTGATCGCGGCCCGCCTCCGGGACGGCGACCGGATCGCTCACGCCCTCGACCAGGTCCTGGGTGGCGACTTCTTCCACACCTCCCTGATGAGCGCCCACTACCCGAAACGGGACGTGTACTACGCGGACGCCGCGCACACCCTGCCCGCCGTACTGATCGAGATGCTCGTGCAGTCGACCCCGGACCGGCTGGTCCTGCTGCCCGCCCTTCCCCCCACCTTCCGGGAGGGCCGGCTCCGGGGCGTCCGCACCCGGTTCGGCGCCGAGGTCGACCTGACCTGGACGCCCGAGGGAGCCACGGCCGTCCTCAGGCCGTCCCGCTCCCTCCGCATCGAACTCCGGACTTCCCCCGGCGACGCACAACCGCTCGACCTCGTCGCCGGGGAAGACCACGTCCTCACCCTGGGGACGTGGTAA
- a CDS encoding TIM-barrel domain-containing protein, with the protein MNQSAENQPQPGTVSLAQSSPTVGTFRERDGALEWSGRQETVRVEPWGPDAVRVRARLGGPILDGLPGALLESAPATESTVKIEDGVGVLTVGALTVEVDAEGLIRFLRTEDGTEVLAEERAHFWWPGSRLYTAVGNGYHRLEQRFAAYEDEKLYGLGQHQHGRFDQKGLVLDLVQRNAEVGIPVLSSSRGYTLLWNNPAIGRVELAHNGTRWVADSARQIDYWITAGSPADGQRRYSAATGRTPMLPEWAAGFWQCKLRYRTQDELLAVAREYKRRGLPIDVIVCDFFHWTHLGEWKFDPKEWPDPAAMVRELDELGIKLVVSVWPSVSPLSENHPVMEQRGYFIGTQYGPMAHADWPDKEVASTVQVAFYDATNPDAREFVWSKVKRNYLDQYGITAFWLDACEPELKPGFQENLRYWTGPGLEVGNIYPAENARTFYEGLLASGEEEIVTLNRSAWAGSQRYGAALWSGDIGTDFPTLRRQIAAGLNTALSGIPWWNTDIGGFHGGDPDDPAYREVMVRWFQFGALSPLMRLHGFRDPGMPLGPQMTGGPNEVWSYGEEAGAILEQYLRLRERLKPYVLDVMREAHEEGLPVMRPLFLEFPEDEAAWSVDDAYLFGRDLLVAPVLTAGATTWTTYLPAGAHWTDAWTGETYEGGTTVTVDAPLDRIPLFLRDGARLPVAE; encoded by the coding sequence GTGAATCAGTCTGCCGAAAACCAGCCCCAGCCAGGCACGGTCAGCCTCGCGCAGTCCTCCCCGACCGTCGGCACGTTCCGCGAGCGGGACGGCGCACTGGAGTGGAGCGGTCGCCAGGAGACCGTACGGGTCGAGCCGTGGGGTCCTGACGCGGTCCGGGTCCGTGCCCGGCTCGGCGGCCCCATTCTCGACGGGCTGCCCGGCGCGCTCCTGGAGTCCGCCCCGGCGACCGAGTCCACCGTCAAGATCGAGGACGGGGTGGGGGTCCTGACCGTCGGGGCACTGACCGTCGAGGTCGACGCCGAGGGCCTGATCCGGTTCCTGCGCACCGAGGACGGCACGGAGGTGCTCGCCGAGGAGCGCGCGCACTTCTGGTGGCCGGGCTCGCGCCTGTACACCGCCGTCGGCAACGGCTACCACCGCCTGGAGCAGCGCTTCGCCGCCTACGAGGACGAGAAGCTGTACGGCCTCGGCCAGCACCAGCACGGCCGGTTCGACCAGAAGGGCCTGGTCCTCGACCTGGTCCAGCGCAACGCCGAGGTCGGCATCCCGGTCCTGTCCTCCAGCCGTGGCTACACCCTGCTGTGGAACAACCCGGCGATCGGCCGCGTGGAGCTCGCCCACAACGGCACCCGGTGGGTCGCCGACTCCGCCCGCCAGATCGACTACTGGATCACCGCGGGCAGCCCGGCCGACGGCCAGCGCCGCTACAGCGCGGCGACCGGGCGTACGCCGATGCTGCCGGAGTGGGCGGCCGGCTTCTGGCAGTGCAAGCTGCGCTACCGCACCCAGGACGAACTCCTCGCCGTGGCGCGGGAGTACAAGCGGCGCGGCCTGCCCATCGACGTCATCGTCTGCGACTTCTTCCACTGGACCCACCTCGGTGAGTGGAAGTTCGACCCGAAGGAGTGGCCGGACCCGGCGGCGATGGTGCGCGAGCTGGACGAGCTCGGCATCAAGCTCGTCGTGTCCGTCTGGCCGTCGGTCTCCCCGCTCTCCGAGAACCACCCGGTCATGGAGCAGCGCGGCTACTTCATCGGCACCCAGTACGGGCCGATGGCCCACGCCGACTGGCCCGACAAGGAGGTGGCCTCCACGGTCCAGGTGGCGTTCTACGACGCCACCAACCCCGACGCCCGTGAGTTCGTGTGGTCCAAGGTCAAGCGGAACTACCTCGACCAGTACGGCATCACGGCCTTCTGGCTGGACGCCTGCGAGCCGGAGCTGAAGCCGGGCTTCCAGGAGAACCTGCGCTACTGGACGGGTCCGGGCCTGGAGGTCGGCAACATCTACCCGGCCGAGAACGCCCGCACCTTCTACGAGGGCCTGCTCGCGTCCGGCGAGGAGGAGATCGTCACCCTCAACCGCTCCGCCTGGGCGGGCAGCCAGCGCTACGGCGCCGCCCTGTGGTCCGGCGACATCGGGACCGACTTCCCGACCCTGCGCCGCCAGATCGCGGCCGGCCTCAACACCGCGCTGTCCGGCATCCCCTGGTGGAACACGGACATCGGCGGCTTCCACGGCGGCGACCCGGACGACCCGGCCTACCGCGAGGTGATGGTCCGCTGGTTCCAGTTCGGCGCCCTGTCCCCGCTGATGCGCCTGCACGGCTTCCGCGACCCGGGCATGCCGCTCGGCCCGCAGATGACCGGCGGTCCGAACGAGGTGTGGTCCTACGGCGAGGAGGCCGGCGCGATCCTGGAGCAGTACCTGCGGCTGCGCGAGCGCCTGAAGCCGTACGTGCTCGATGTCATGCGCGAGGCCCACGAGGAGGGCCTGCCGGTGATGCGGCCGCTGTTCCTGGAGTTCCCGGAGGACGAGGCCGCCTGGTCGGTCGACGACGCCTATCTGTTCGGGCGTGACCTGCTGGTCGCGCCGGTCCTCACGGCCGGGGCCACCACCTGGACGACGTATCTTCCGGCGGGGGCGCACTGGACGGACGCGTGGACCGGGGAGACGTACGAGGGCGGTACGACCGTGACGGTCGACGCCCCGCTGGACCGCATCCCGCTGTTCCTGCGGGACGGGGCACGGCTGCCTGTAGCGGAGTAG
- a CDS encoding LacI family DNA-binding transcriptional regulator yields the protein MVTLAEVAQHAGVSASTVSYVLSGKRSISATTRTRVEESIRELGYHPNAGARALASSRSNIIALMIPLRTDMYVPVMMEIAIAVATTARTHGYDVLLLTGEEGPDAVRRVTGSGLADAMILMDVQLDDERLPLLRGTDQPSVLIGLPADTSGLTCVDLDFKATGALCVEHLAMLGHRDIAVIGEAPAVYERHTGFAERTLDGLRLRSQELGMRLLHRPCDGGYDAMAVTLARILDERPGTTGFVVQNESAVEPLLALLRQQGRAVPEDVSVVGVCPDQVAVQASVRLTSVSIPAQEMGRHAVEQLVAKLEGRGSDEVVLIAPELTNRASTGPAPSASH from the coding sequence ATGGTCACCCTCGCCGAGGTCGCCCAGCACGCCGGAGTCTCGGCGAGCACGGTGAGCTATGTCCTCAGCGGCAAGCGGTCCATCTCCGCGACCACCCGGACGCGGGTCGAGGAGAGCATCCGCGAACTCGGCTACCACCCGAACGCGGGCGCCCGCGCCCTGGCCAGCAGCAGGTCGAACATCATCGCGCTGATGATCCCGCTGCGCACCGACATGTACGTGCCGGTGATGATGGAGATCGCCATAGCGGTGGCCACCACGGCCCGCACCCACGGCTACGACGTCCTGCTGCTGACCGGCGAGGAGGGCCCCGACGCCGTTCGCCGCGTCACCGGCAGCGGCCTGGCCGACGCGATGATCCTGATGGACGTCCAGCTGGACGACGAACGGCTGCCGCTGCTGCGCGGCACCGACCAGCCGTCCGTGCTGATCGGGCTGCCGGCCGACACCTCCGGGCTGACCTGCGTCGATCTCGACTTCAAGGCGACCGGCGCGCTGTGTGTGGAGCATCTGGCGATGCTGGGGCACCGCGACATCGCTGTCATAGGAGAGGCCCCGGCCGTCTACGAGCGGCACACCGGTTTCGCCGAGCGCACGCTCGACGGGCTGCGGCTGCGTTCCCAGGAGCTGGGGATGCGCCTGCTGCACCGGCCGTGCGACGGCGGGTACGACGCGATGGCCGTCACCCTCGCCCGCATCCTCGACGAACGCCCGGGCACCACGGGGTTCGTCGTGCAGAACGAGTCGGCGGTCGAGCCGCTGCTCGCCCTGCTGCGCCAGCAGGGCCGTGCCGTGCCCGAGGACGTGTCGGTGGTCGGCGTCTGCCCCGACCAGGTCGCCGTCCAGGCCTCGGTGCGGCTGACGTCGGTCTCCATTCCCGCGCAGGAGATGGGCCGGCATGCCGTGGAGCAGCTGGTCGCCAAGCTCGAGGGGCGCGGGAGCGACGAAGTCGTGCTGATCGCCCCCGAGTTGACCAACCGGGCGAGCACGGGCCCGGCGCCGTCCGCCTCCCACTGA